Part of the Mycoplasma mycoides subsp. mycoides SC str. PG1 genome is shown below.
AGCTAGTGTTGATGTTGATTATGGTTATGATTTTATTGATACTAATAGTTTAAATCTTGATCATAAACAATTAGCTTATGTTGGATTTAATATTATTAATGCCCAAGATAATAAAATAATTAGTATTTTTGAAAAATTACTTGTTAAAGATAATTTACAAAATCCTGATTTATCTATTAAATATGATCATGATGATAATAGTTCAGCTAATGGAATAATTAATTTAATAAATGTTCCATACACTGCTTATGGTGAAATTAAAAATATAGCAATTATATTTGCAATTACATTATTAGCTTTATTAGTTTATATTTTAATTAGATTTAAATGAACTTATTTTGTTGCTTTAGCTTTAACATTAATTTTAGTAATAGTTTTAGTAAGTTCACTAGTAGTTATTTTTAGAGTACCAGTTGGAATTGAAATTTTAAGTGCTATTTTAGCTGTATTAAGCTTTACTATTATAACTTGTGTATTATTTTTAGGAAAAGGTAAATCTATTATTAAATCTAAAGATAATAAAACATTTACTGAAATGTTTGAAAAAGAAATTATGGCCTTTTCAAACAAAAAAGCTACCAGACATCAAGTACATGAAAAAAATTATCAATTAAAAGTTGAATATAAAACTAATAAAAAGAATTTAATTAAACAACAATTAGAATCAAATAATATTAAATCTTTATGATCTAAGATGTTCTTTAAATTAAAACAAAATATCAAATTGCGTTTTAATAAAAAACATAATAGTTTGTATAAAGATTTCAAATTAAAAATTAAAGAAAATAAAAACATCTTAAAACATCATAAAAAACATACAAAAATTGAAATTGACTTAATTGCTAATAATAATGCCTTTTTAAAAGAAACTTTTATTAATGTTTTTAAATTTGGTATGACTAGAACAATTTTAATAACAGTAATTTATTTAGCATATGCAATCATTTTATCATTTGGATTATATGCAATTATTGGAATGGGATTAACTATTATTATTGGAATTTTAATATCAAGTTTAGTTTCATTATTAATAGCTTTACCAATTTGAATTTGATTAGAAAAAAAATGTATGATATATGTTTTAGGATATAGATACTATGTTCAAAACTTTAAAATAAATCAAGAAGAACAAATCATTAATGGAATTAATGACTAGAAAGGCAGAATATGAATTTAAAAGAGTTTGTAGTTGATGTTAAAGATTTTCCAAAACAAGGAATTGTTTTTAAAGATATAACCCCATTATTAAACAATAAGGATGCATTTAAATATACAATTGATCAAATGGCTGATTTTATAAAACAATTAGATGTTGATGTAGTTGTTGCTCCTGAAGCTAGAGGATTTTTATTAGCATCAGCTGTAGCTTATGCTGCTAATAAAAGATTTGTTTTAGTCAGAAAACCAAATAAACTACCAAGAGAAGTTTATGATGTTGAATATAGTTTAGAATATGGTACAAATCATCAACAAATTCATGTTGGAGATTTAAAACCAAATGATAAAGTAGTTGTTATTGATGATGTTTTAGCTACTGGTGGAACTATGCAAGCGATTATTGATTTAGTTAAATTAAGTAAAGCAGAAGTAATTGGAATGTCATTTTTAATTGATTTAACATTCCTACATGATGTAAATTTATTTGATCAATACAAAGTACAAAAATTAATTAAATACTAAAATTAGTGATGATAAAACATTAAAAATAAAGACTTTTTGTCTTTATTTTTTTATAATTATCCTAATATAAGGATGTGATAGGATGCATAATAAATATAATTATATATCTTTTGATTATCGTGAAATCAAAGATTTTAAAGATTTATTAAATGAATTAAAAAAATATATTAAAAATAAAAGTGAATTAGAACGTATTGAACAAGCTTATAAATATGCGTTTAAATGTCATTTTAATCAAACTAGAAAAAATGGCGATCCTTATATTTATCATCCACTATCTGCTGCTTATTATTTAGCTCAGTGAAGAATGGGTCCTAACACTATTATTGCTGGATTATTACATGATATTTTAGAAGATACTCCTATTCAAAAAGAAGAGCTTGTAGAACTTTTTAATGAAGAAGTTGCTAATTTAGTTGAATCAGTTACTAAAGTAAGTTTTTTTGCAAAAGAAAATCGTCAGCAAATTAAATCTAAATACTTAAGAAAACTTTATTTATCAATGTCAAAAGATATTAGAGTAATTATTATTAAAATTGCTGATAGATTGCACAATATTTATACTATTAAAAATTTACGCTCTGAAAAACAAAAAATTATTGCTCAAGAAACATTAGAAATTTATTCAGCAATTGCTCATAGAATTGGAATGAAAAGTGCTAAGTCACTATTAGAAGATAGATCATTTGAAATTTTAAATCCACAAGAATTTAAAAAAATCACTGATTTGTTTAATAGTGATATGCAAAATCGTCAACAAATTATTAATGACATCATTATTAATTTAGAACAATATTTAAAAAAAGAAAAAAATATTAAAATAATTAGTATTTTTGGAAGACCTAAAACTATTTATTCTATTTATAGAAAAATGAATGTAATTGGTAAAAATTTTGAAGAGATTTCAGATCTTTTAGCAATTAGAATTATTGCAAAATCTATTGATGATTGTTATAAAATCCTAGGTTTTATTCATCAAAAATACATTCCTTTAGCTGGAAAATTTAAAGACTATATAGCAACACCTAAAAACAATGTTTATCAATCACTTCACACTACTTTATCTGATGCAAATGGAAATATTTTTGAAGTTCAAATAAGAACTGAAGAAATGAATCAAGTTGCTGAAACTGGAGCTGCTGCTCATTGAAGATATAAAGAAGGAGAAATTATTGATATTGCTAAAAAGCAAAAAGAAATTGATGAAAAAATTGATATTTTTAGTCGTATTTTAGATTTAGATAAATCTGAAGACCAACAATCATCAATTGAACAATCAATTAAAGATGATTTATTTACTGCTTCTATTTATGTTTTAACTCCAAATGGAGCTGTAATTACCCTACCTTATGGATCAACTGTTTTAGATTTTGCTTACAGAATTCATACTGAAATTGGTGAAAAAACAATTGGTGCAAGAGTTGATGGAGTATTTTTACCAATCAATACTGTTTTAAAGTCTGGAGAAGTTGTTGAAGTCAAAACTTCACCAAAACAAGAACCAACTCATGAGTGATTAAAAATTGTTGTTATTTCAAATGCTAGAAATAGAATTAAAAAATATTTACAAAAGAAAATTAATGAAGAAACATTAGATAAAAAAGATCAACAAAAAGAATTAATTAGAAAAACTGAAGCTAATATTAATGCTTATATTAATCAAAAAGATTGAAAATGAAAGAAAAAAACAGCTGATGAAATATTAGAAACAGTTAAAACAATGGACTATAATTCATTAAATGATTTTTTATTAGATGTAGCTAAAGGTGAATTTACAATCAATGAAGCTGCTGAAAAAGTTTTTATTAAACAAAACTATTCAAAAGATGATGAAGCTTATGCAAGTATTAAATCAAAAATCATTTATGATACTACTATTAAAAATGATATTTTAGTTGATGGTATTAAAAATATTAAAACTACTTTAGCTAGTTGTTGTATGCCAATTCCTTATGAAGAAGTTGTTGGATTTGTTACTAAAAATAATGGAATTAAAGTACATTTAAAAGAATGTATAAATATTGATTGAACTAATATGAAATCAAGATTAGTAGTTGTGCAGTGAAATGAAGCAGTTGCTGAAAAAAATACATATACTACTAAATTAAAATATTTTGGTATTGATAGAAACAAACTACTTTATGATATAAGTAAAATTATTTCTGGATTAAAAGTATCAATTATAAATGCAAATATTTTTACAGATGAGAAATCTTTATTATCAAGTGGAGTAATTACTATTAAAATTAAAAACAGTAATCAGTTAACACAAACAATTTCAGCTTTAAGATCAATTCCTGGTATTAATGGAGTTGAAAGAGGAATTTCAAACTAAAAAATTAAATAATAAAAAATCCGGTGCCCCGGATTTTATTTTATAAATTAGTGTAAGTTTTTAGCTTCAACTAATTTAACGTTAATGATTTTAGTAATACCTTTAGTTTGCATTGTTACACCAAATAATGAATCACATTGAGTCATTGTTCCTTCTCTATGAGTAACAATAATAAATTGAGTGTTATGTGAAAATTGTCTTACATATCTTGCAAATCTTTCAACATTAACTGGATCTAAAGGAGCTTCAGCTTCATCTAAAATTACTAATGGTAAAGGTCTTGCTTTTAAAATTGCAAATAATACTGATAAGGCAACTAAAGACTTTTCTCCTCCAGATAATAAATTTAAGTTTGTAATTTTTTTACCTGGTGGAAAAATTTTAATATCAATTCCAGTTTCTAAAATATTATCTGGATCTGTATAAATTAATTCAGCATAACCTCCACCAAACATTTTTGAAAAAACATCTGGTAAAGTTTTATTAACATCTTCAATAATTTGTTTAAATTGAGACTCCATTGCAATATCAATATCTAAAATAATGCTTTCTAGTTTTTCTTTAGCGTCATAAATATCTTTTATTTGTTGATCATAATAATCAAAACGTTCTTTTTCATTTTTATATTCTTCAATGGCGTCCATATTAACATTACCAATATTTTGAATATAAGTTGTTAATTCAATTATTCTTTCTCTTGCAACTTGTTCATCTTCAATGTTTTCAACTTCCATTGTTAATGCAGTTTCTTCAGTAATTTGATATCCATTAGATAAACGATCAATTATAGTAATTCTTCTTTGTAATAAAACATTATATTCAGTATTTATTGATCCGGCATGAGTTTTTAATTCATCTAATTCATCTCTTTTTTTACTGT
Proteins encoded:
- a CDS encoding RelA/SpoT family protein — translated: MHNKYNYISFDYREIKDFKDLLNELKKYIKNKSELERIEQAYKYAFKCHFNQTRKNGDPYIYHPLSAAYYLAQWRMGPNTIIAGLLHDILEDTPIQKEELVELFNEEVANLVESVTKVSFFAKENRQQIKSKYLRKLYLSMSKDIRVIIIKIADRLHNIYTIKNLRSEKQKIIAQETLEIYSAIAHRIGMKSAKSLLEDRSFEILNPQEFKKITDLFNSDMQNRQQIINDIIINLEQYLKKEKNIKIISIFGRPKTIYSIYRKMNVIGKNFEEISDLLAIRIIAKSIDDCYKILGFIHQKYIPLAGKFKDYIATPKNNVYQSLHTTLSDANGNIFEVQIRTEEMNQVAETGAAAHWRYKEGEIIDIAKKQKEIDEKIDIFSRILDLDKSEDQQSSIEQSIKDDLFTASIYVLTPNGAVITLPYGSTVLDFAYRIHTEIGEKTIGARVDGVFLPINTVLKSGEVVEVKTSPKQEPTHEWLKIVVISNARNRIKKYLQKKINEETLDKKDQQKELIRKTEANINAYINQKDWKWKKKTADEILETVKTMDYNSLNDFLLDVAKGEFTINEAAEKVFIKQNYSKDDEAYASIKSKIIYDTTIKNDILVDGIKNIKTTLASCCMPIPYEEVVGFVTKNNGIKVHLKECINIDWTNMKSRLVVVQWNEAVAEKNTYTTKLKYFGIDRNKLLYDISKIISGLKVSIINANIFTDEKSLLSSGVITIKIKNSNQLTQTISALRSIPGINGVERGISN
- a CDS encoding adenine phosphoribosyltransferase gives rise to the protein MNLKEFVVDVKDFPKQGIVFKDITPLLNNKDAFKYTIDQMADFIKQLDVDVVVAPEARGFLLASAVAYAANKRFVLVRKPNKLPREVYDVEYSLEYGTNHQQIHVGDLKPNDKVVVIDDVLATGGTMQAIIDLVKLSKAEVIGMSFLIDLTFLHDVNLFDQYKVQKLIKY